Proteins found in one Pontibacter sp. SGAir0037 genomic segment:
- a CDS encoding ABC transporter ATP-binding protein, protein MSNSNKGQRAASQQAEEGKKSLKEQMGALKNLPKFFGLIWETSKSMTVANLLLRLIKAALPLAMLYVGKLIIDEVIRLIDVTGERSLSYLWLLVATELGLAIVSDLINRGITLLDSLLGDLFSNRTSVTLIEHAATLDLAQFEDATFYDKLERARRQTVTRVVLMSQVLSQLQDMVTIGFLAVGLIAFNPWLILILLIAVIPSFLGESHFNERTYSLSRSWTPERRELDYLRYIGASDETAKEIKTFNLSGFLAGRFKQLSDRYYELNKGLIVKRAVWGSLLSALGTLAYYGAYIFILFQTVAGLITVGTLTFLAGSFNNMRGLLQGIMTRFSQIAESALYLQDLFDFLELKPQITPPANPRPIPRPIQEGFTFENVGFKYHNSERWAVRHLSFHLNAGEKLALVGENGAGKTTLVKLLARLYEPTEGRILLDGVDLRDYDLNDLRHQVGIIFQDYVRFQMSASDNIAIGQISNISDKERIQTSAVKSLADTVIQKLPDRYEQVLGKRFAKGVELSGGEWQKVALARAYMREAQLLILDEPTSALDARAEHEVFLRFSELITGKTAVLISHRFSTVRMADRILFLEQGQLKELGSHEELLAQNGKYAELFQLQARGYL, encoded by the coding sequence ATGAGTAATTCTAATAAAGGGCAAAGAGCCGCCTCACAACAGGCTGAGGAAGGCAAAAAAAGTCTGAAAGAACAGATGGGAGCTTTAAAGAACCTTCCAAAGTTCTTTGGGCTTATCTGGGAAACCAGCAAATCTATGACTGTAGCAAATCTTTTGCTACGGCTTATAAAAGCAGCACTACCACTGGCGATGCTATATGTGGGCAAACTTATTATAGATGAGGTAATCCGGTTAATTGATGTTACAGGCGAACGTAGCCTGAGCTACCTGTGGTTGTTAGTGGCAACCGAATTAGGCTTGGCTATAGTGTCTGATCTGATAAACAGGGGAATTACGCTGCTCGACAGTTTGCTGGGCGACCTTTTCTCTAACAGAACTTCTGTTACTCTAATTGAACACGCTGCCACGCTGGATCTGGCGCAGTTCGAAGATGCCACCTTCTACGACAAGCTGGAGCGGGCCAGGAGGCAGACGGTTACCCGGGTCGTGCTGATGTCGCAAGTGCTATCGCAGTTGCAGGATATGGTAACCATTGGGTTTCTGGCTGTAGGTCTGATCGCTTTCAATCCCTGGCTTATACTTATACTGCTCATAGCTGTTATTCCCTCGTTTTTGGGCGAGTCGCATTTCAATGAACGTACCTACTCCCTCTCCCGCAGCTGGACGCCAGAACGTCGCGAACTGGACTACCTGCGCTATATTGGAGCCAGCGACGAAACAGCAAAAGAAATAAAGACTTTTAACCTATCAGGCTTTCTTGCGGGCAGGTTTAAGCAGCTTTCAGACAGGTACTACGAGTTAAATAAAGGCTTAATTGTGAAGCGGGCTGTCTGGGGAAGCTTACTTTCTGCTCTTGGCACACTTGCTTACTACGGAGCTTATATTTTTATCCTTTTTCAGACGGTAGCAGGTCTTATTACAGTCGGTACATTAACCTTCCTGGCCGGCTCCTTCAACAACATGCGCGGCTTGCTGCAAGGCATTATGACACGCTTCTCGCAAATTGCTGAAAGCGCTCTTTACCTGCAGGATTTGTTTGATTTCCTGGAGCTAAAGCCTCAGATAACACCTCCGGCCAATCCACGACCCATACCCCGCCCTATACAAGAAGGCTTTACCTTCGAAAACGTGGGCTTTAAATATCACAACAGCGAAAGATGGGCTGTCCGGCACCTCTCCTTTCACCTGAATGCCGGAGAAAAACTAGCGTTGGTAGGCGAAAACGGTGCAGGAAAAACAACGTTGGTAAAGCTGCTGGCACGGCTGTACGAACCAACAGAAGGAAGAATTTTACTTGATGGCGTAGACCTGCGGGACTACGACCTGAACGACCTGCGCCACCAGGTTGGCATTATATTCCAGGATTATGTGCGTTTCCAGATGTCGGCTTCTGATAACATTGCCATTGGCCAGATCAGCAACATAAGCGACAAAGAGCGTATTCAAACTTCAGCTGTAAAGAGCCTGGCTGACACAGTTATACAAAAACTCCCTGACAGGTATGAGCAGGTACTGGGAAAACGCTTTGCCAAAGGTGTGGAACTATCAGGGGGTGAATGGCAGAAAGTAGCTCTTGCCCGTGCTTATATGCGCGAGGCCCAACTGCTTATTTTAGATGAACCAACCTCTGCTTTGGATGCCCGTGCCGAGCATGAAGTGTTTCTGCGCTTCTCTGAGCTGATAACTGGTAAAACAGCAGTACTTATCTCCCACCGCTTCTCTACGGTGCGTATGGCCGACCGTATCCTGTTTCTGGAGCAAGGACAGTTAAAAGAACTTGGCTCGCACGAAGAACTACTGGCACAAAACGGTAAATACGCCGAACTCTTTCAGCTGCAGGCAAGGGGATATTTGTGA
- a CDS encoding DUF3857 domain-containing transglutaminase family protein: MSLLLMALVWQATVAAPKNVSVTPAPGWVKQLPVSTQSNVNPKEVNDGYHFLLRSTQWEVAQQEVYYHNVYKIVSEEGVQNNSELKISFDPAYERLALHKVVVWRNGAAINKLDLKKVKTIQREQGMEQRIYDESLTSVLILDDIRVGDVIEYACSVKGGNPVFEGKFFRGFNLQFYDPVDELHYYVVSPQERKINYKLYKTKQKQAIATINGKTSYTWHVKNVTANATDNDIPAWYDPYPGVYLSEFNSWQEVVEWALPLYELNEKLAKGLQAQVDSILTDYKTDEDRLKATLRFVQDDVRYLGMEAGIGGFKPRSPSVVFKERFGDCKDKSLLLVTMLRQMGIKASPALVNTTSRGQVAEVLPSPYAFNHCIVQVDFWGKKYWYDPTIS; this comes from the coding sequence TTGAGCCTTCTGTTAATGGCCTTGGTGTGGCAGGCAACAGTAGCAGCACCAAAAAATGTATCAGTAACACCTGCACCCGGTTGGGTGAAGCAACTACCTGTGAGCACGCAGAGCAATGTTAATCCCAAGGAGGTAAACGATGGGTATCATTTTTTGCTGCGCTCTACGCAATGGGAGGTAGCACAGCAGGAAGTATATTACCATAACGTATATAAAATAGTATCAGAAGAAGGCGTACAAAACAACTCGGAACTAAAGATATCTTTTGACCCGGCCTACGAAAGGCTCGCGCTGCATAAAGTGGTGGTATGGCGTAATGGTGCCGCCATTAACAAGCTGGACCTAAAAAAGGTGAAAACTATACAGCGGGAGCAGGGAATGGAGCAGCGTATTTATGATGAAAGCCTAACCTCAGTGCTTATTCTGGATGATATAAGAGTAGGAGATGTAATTGAATATGCCTGTTCTGTAAAAGGAGGCAATCCGGTTTTCGAAGGTAAGTTCTTTCGTGGTTTTAACCTGCAGTTTTACGATCCGGTAGATGAACTGCATTATTATGTGGTGTCGCCGCAGGAGCGTAAGATCAATTATAAGCTATACAAAACAAAGCAGAAGCAGGCTATTGCTACCATCAACGGAAAAACTTCTTATACCTGGCATGTAAAAAATGTTACCGCTAATGCTACTGATAATGATATTCCTGCCTGGTACGACCCCTATCCGGGAGTTTATCTGTCAGAATTTAACTCATGGCAGGAAGTGGTTGAATGGGCACTACCACTTTATGAGCTTAATGAAAAATTAGCGAAAGGTTTGCAGGCACAGGTAGACAGTATTTTAACCGACTATAAAACCGACGAAGACAGACTAAAGGCAACCTTGCGTTTTGTGCAGGACGATGTGCGCTATTTAGGCATGGAAGCAGGCATAGGAGGTTTTAAACCACGTTCTCCTTCCGTGGTATTTAAAGAGCGCTTCGGCGATTGCAAAGATAAATCGCTGCTGTTGGTTACAATGCTGCGGCAAATGGGCATAAAAGCTTCTCCGGCTCTTGTAAACACTACCTCGCGAGGGCAGGTGGCAGAGGTGTTGCCTTCTCCGTATGCTTTTAATCACTGCATTGTGCAGGTTGATTTTTGGGGGAAGAAATATTGGTACGACCCTACGATCAGTTAA
- a CDS encoding DUF2569 family protein, giving the protein MLLITALCRLIFGGRNIGTTLRSVKQRGAYDKIFLPDYQQALVIDPASKGLTKIVSPSPLTAKIKVQETFLFDNVGGPVKLEVKTEYYGSEADNQRSYFSTSSLKDIEKSYLNFYAATFPEIEVARDFEFLDFESENKFTTLEEYTIENLWEAQEDNENILQASFYPQILRDYIKQPRTSKRTTPMDLGYPLDVEHEVLLYLPEYWPLKEVTKEVSDKNFMYASHIAYDSRSNLATLNYTYTTLHDHVMPEDMASFKKNQKLMLDDLGYSLTYDKAMAGAGGADFEFSWWILLFGLLVAGAAALGAYKLYHYDPLPAPGYIAGDGIAVGGWLILPLLGIISTPFRTLILIGSNGYFNQTVWVNLLSPALSTFNPALAGAMLGELIINIGFLVYSLLVAILFLQKRSSVPRLMVVLYISNLLFLIADYVALEVLELSSGAENSLASIASAFIVAAIWVPYFNVSTRVKETFVVQLNPAEPDEVLLEERALTGTGI; this is encoded by the coding sequence ATGCTTTTAATCACTGCATTGTGCAGGTTGATTTTTGGGGGAAGAAATATTGGTACGACCCTACGATCAGTTAAACAGCGAGGAGCTTATGATAAAATATTTTTACCTGATTACCAGCAGGCCTTGGTGATAGATCCTGCCAGTAAAGGATTAACCAAAATAGTTTCTCCGTCACCACTCACTGCCAAAATTAAAGTTCAGGAAACGTTTTTATTCGATAATGTAGGCGGCCCGGTTAAGCTGGAAGTTAAAACCGAATACTATGGTTCTGAGGCCGACAACCAAAGAAGCTATTTCTCAACCAGCAGTTTAAAAGATATAGAAAAATCTTACCTGAACTTTTATGCGGCAACATTTCCGGAAATAGAAGTGGCGCGCGATTTTGAATTTCTGGATTTTGAATCCGAAAACAAGTTTACAACACTGGAAGAATATACGATAGAAAACCTTTGGGAAGCACAGGAAGATAACGAAAATATACTGCAGGCCTCTTTTTACCCACAGATTCTACGCGATTATATAAAGCAACCCAGAACCAGTAAGCGGACTACCCCCATGGATCTGGGCTATCCGTTAGACGTAGAGCATGAGGTGCTACTGTACCTGCCTGAATACTGGCCATTGAAAGAGGTCACAAAAGAAGTATCAGATAAAAATTTTATGTACGCAAGCCATATTGCTTACGACAGCAGATCCAACCTCGCTACTCTTAACTATACCTACACCACACTGCATGATCATGTTATGCCGGAAGATATGGCTTCTTTTAAAAAGAACCAGAAACTGATGCTGGATGACCTGGGCTATAGCCTTACCTACGATAAAGCTATGGCAGGTGCCGGTGGAGCAGACTTTGAGTTTAGCTGGTGGATATTACTCTTCGGTTTACTGGTAGCAGGGGCAGCGGCACTAGGTGCATATAAACTATATCATTATGATCCGCTTCCTGCTCCCGGTTACATAGCAGGAGACGGAATAGCCGTAGGTGGCTGGCTAATATTACCTTTGCTTGGTATCATTTCAACGCCATTCAGAACGTTGATTCTTATTGGTTCCAATGGATACTTTAACCAGACGGTATGGGTGAACCTGCTTTCGCCTGCTTTATCTACGTTTAATCCGGCATTGGCAGGCGCCATGTTAGGAGAACTTATCATCAATATCGGGTTTTTGGTATACTCTTTGCTTGTTGCAATACTGTTCCTGCAAAAGCGCAGCAGTGTTCCAAGGCTGATGGTTGTCTTGTATATCAGTAATCTTTTGTTTTTGATAGCTGATTATGTGGCGTTAGAGGTCCTGGAGCTTTCATCCGGTGCAGAAAACAGTTTGGCTTCTATTGCAAGTGCTTTTATTGTAGCAGCCATCTGGGTACCATATTTTAATGTGTCGACACGTGTTAAGGAAACTTTTGTAGTACAACTTAACCCTGCCGAACCGGATGAGGTTTTACTAGAAGAGCGGGCTCTAACAGGAACAGGTATTTAG